TTGTTTCTATTCCGTACCAAATTGTTGGGATAAGTAAAATTGATGTGGCAAACAAAAGTATCATCCATAATTTTAAGGGAACTTTATTATTATTGATTAAGCAAAAAATAAAGATACTCAAACTAGGAAGTAGAAGTCCTACAGGTCCTTTTGTTAAAATTGCAAGTCCAATAAAAAGTCCTGAAAGAACTAAGTTGATTTTGATGCTTGAATTATTATCTGAATTTTGTGATAAATTGAACAATGATTTGAAAGCAAAAAATACTGAAAGAAACATAAAAAGATTAAACAAAGGGTCAATAATTCCTGAACGGAAGTAGAGATGAGGCAAAAATGAACAGGAATATGCAAGTACCCAAAACAATCCGAACTTTTCGTTTTTTAATTGTTTGCCAATAAAATATAAAGATAATAATGAGATTATTCCTATTACTGCATTCGGAAAACGAGAAGCAAATTCGTTTATTCCAAATATTTTCATTGATAAAACTTGTACCCAAAAAAATAGAGGAGGTTTTTCGGTAAATACTTGATAATTGATAGTTACGCTTTCGTAATTCCCTGTAATTATCATTTCTCTTGCAGCTTCTGCAAAATTTATTTCATCCCAGTCAAAAAGATGAACTGCTCCGGCAAATGGAATAAAAAGTAATCCACCAATAATTACAATTAAAAAAATATTTAGTGAATTAGATTTCATAAATCAAGTTTTTATCAAAAAACAGTGATTGTTTAATCATTAACACTTAGTATTGCCATAAATGCTGATTGAGGAACTTCAACATTACCTACTTGCTTCATTCTTTTTTTACCTTTCTTTTGCTTTTCTAAAAGCTTTCTTTTTCGTGTTATATCACCGCCATAGCATTTTGCTGTAACATCTTTTCTTACAGCTTTTATAGTTTCACGAGAAATAACTTTTGAACCTATTGCTGCTTGTATTGCTATTTCGTATTGCTGACGTGGAATGAGTTTGCGTAATTTTTGACAGATTGTTTTGCCATATTCATAAGCTTTTTCCCTGTGAATTATGCACGATAAAGCATCAACAACATCTTTATTTAGCATTATGTCAAGTTTGATAAGATCAGATTTTTTTGATCCAATTGGATAATAATCCAAAGAAGCATAGCCTCGGGAAATTGTTTTTAATTTATCATAAAAGTCAAAAATAATCTCAGATAAAGGCATTGAAAAAGTAAGTTCAACACGATATTGAGTAAGGTAAACCTGATTTTCAAGTATCCCGCGTTTTTTTAAACATAACTTAATAATAGCACCTACAAAATCAGATTTAGAAATTATTTGGGCTTTTATAAAAGGTTCTTCAATTGATTCAATGTGCGAAAGCTCAGGGAGTTCAGATGGATTTGTAATTTTAATTTGTTTTTTTGTAGTTAAATTTACTTTGTAGGAAACGTTAGGCACGGTTGTGATAACATTCATATCAAATTCCCTGTCAAGTCTTTCCTGAATAATTTCCATGTGAAGCATTCCTAAAAAACCACATCTAAATCCATAACCTAATGCTCCTGAAGTTTCAGGTTCATAAATAAGTGAAGCATCATTAAGTTTTAGCTTTTCCATGCAATCTCTAAGCTCCTCAAATTCCTCGTTTACGATTGGATAAATTCCTGCAAAAACCATTGGCTTTACATCTTCAAAACCTTTAACCGCAGAATCGCATGGATTTTCAACATGAGTTATTGTGTCACCAACTTTTATTTCATTGGCAGTTTTAATTCCTGAAATCAGATAACCAACATTACCTGCTTCAATTGTATTTTGTGGACTTTGTTTTAGTTTTAAAATACCTATTTCTTCAGCTTGATATTCTTTAGCTGTATTAACAAATTTTACGTGGTCATTTGTATTTAATTTCCCGTTAAATATTCTAAAATAAACTATTACACCGCGATAAGGGTTGTAAACAGAATCAAATATTAAGGCTTGCAGAGGTTCTTCTTTATTTCCTGAAGGAGAAGGGATTTTTTCAACAACTTGTTCAAGAATATATTCAATACCATCACCTGTTTTAGCACTTGCCAAAAGAATATCTTCTTCATCACAACCGATAATGTCAATTATTTGATCTTTAACTTCTTCAATCTGAGCTCCGGGAAGGTCAATTTTATTTAAAACAGGAATAATTGTAAGGTCGTGTTCAAGTGCAAGAAAAAGATTTGAAATTGTTTGAGCTTCAATTCCTTGAGAAGCATCAACGACAAGTAATGCACCTTCGCATGATTTTATTGAACGTGATACTTCATAAGAAAAGTCCACATGCCCGGGAGTATCAATCAGGTTTAAAATATAATTTTCGCCCTTATATTCGTATTCCATTTGAATCGCATGAGATTTAATGGTAATTCCCCTTTCACGCTCAATGTCCATATCATCAAGAATTTGTTCCTTAAGTTCTCTGTCAGTTATTGTATTTGTAATATGCAATAATCTATCTGCAAGAGTACTTTTGCCATGGTCGATGTGAGCTATTATGCTGAAGTTTCTAATGTTTTTCATAATGACTGCAAAATTAAGCTATTATAATTTAATGCTAATTATTAATTGACGATTTGTTTATTTGTTATTGTCGTGAATACGCTAATGGGAGGTTCTATAAATGCATTTCTTTTAAGAAACAAAGATAATGAATAAGATGCAAGGCACAAATTTTTCTGAATAACCGTAGCTATTGAGCAAAATTTTAACGCAGTCAGATTATTTATTATCTTTGTTCCCAAAGGGTTTTCAGAGTTTTTCATATACTTCTTCAAAACTTTTCACATTATCTCGATAGTGTTTCAAATTTTTTCATTGTCTATAAAAAACTCTGGAAATCTTAATGCGAATGTATTTATAGAACCTCCCAAATGAAAATATAGGATGAAGAATTTTTAAAAAACAATCCTATTAAGGTATAGTCAATGCTTAACTTTTCACTGATAATTTTCAAGCATGGTCAATAAATAATCCGTAATACATCCTTGTAACTTTAATAATTTATTTTGATT
The nucleotide sequence above comes from Bacteroidota bacterium. Encoded proteins:
- the lepA gene encoding translation elongation factor 4, encoding MKNIRNFSIIAHIDHGKSTLADRLLHITNTITDRELKEQILDDMDIERERGITIKSHAIQMEYEYKGENYILNLIDTPGHVDFSYEVSRSIKSCEGALLVVDASQGIEAQTISNLFLALEHDLTIIPVLNKIDLPGAQIEEVKDQIIDIIGCDEEDILLASAKTGDGIEYILEQVVEKIPSPSGNKEEPLQALIFDSVYNPYRGVIVYFRIFNGKLNTNDHVKFVNTAKEYQAEEIGILKLKQSPQNTIEAGNVGYLISGIKTANEIKVGDTITHVENPCDSAVKGFEDVKPMVFAGIYPIVNEEFEELRDCMEKLKLNDASLIYEPETSGALGYGFRCGFLGMLHMEIIQERLDREFDMNVITTVPNVSYKVNLTTKKQIKITNPSELPELSHIESIEEPFIKAQIISKSDFVGAIIKLCLKKRGILENQVYLTQYRVELTFSMPLSEIIFDFYDKLKTISRGYASLDYYPIGSKKSDLIKLDIMLNKDVVDALSCIIHREKAYEYGKTICQKLRKLIPRQQYEIAIQAAIGSKVISRETIKAVRKDVTAKCYGGDITRKRKLLEKQKKGKKRMKQVGNVEVPQSAFMAILSVND